From the Helianthus annuus cultivar XRQ/B chromosome 17, HanXRQr2.0-SUNRISE, whole genome shotgun sequence genome, the window gtaaaacataaataatctaaaaaagtatttggatgaaaaagtgattatctgcctccaaaacgcagttttggagaagcatgtacctacatgcttttttcaaaacacagttttgaaaacgcaaaatctattttgaaaacgcataatctattttgaaaaggcaacaccaaacacccccttatTTGTGTTTGAATAAACCAAACCCACTCTACTGTGAACACTAATGAAAAGAAAATGTTGCATAACATGATCATATGTGttccatggttgcaaaagtcgctaggcgctccctagtcggtcggccggggagttgagagtactcggtctatgcggagagtactcggggagtactcggacatattaaattataaagaaattactttttggagattaaatatatgtcaaataacacaaatttactaatatttataacaaaatacgtgaaaatgatattaattctttaatatgataggcatagaaattatgttatattattatttaagtcaaactagcCCCGAGCTAACCTTTTAGATCCAATTCtggccgaggttgaccgcgtttaactgactccgagtaattaggcggagtcaaagaaagtcgcctcggcagcctgccttgtagcgactactcggagagtactcggccttgaaaaccttgttttacaaccatgatgtGTTCTAACCGAGGCTTAAACCATGAAAGAACCATGTTAAACCAACCCCCAAGTCTCATGGAGAGGATTTAAAGCAACAAACAACAATTTTACTATTCAGATAACAATACTATGAAAAGAGGACTTTATGGGCGGGTCATGAGAACCCAAAAAGGCAACTAAATTGTGTGGGTCAGGCAGGTGAAGCTGATGTGGCAGTCGGAAAGGGAATCGGCTTAGTTGGAGCTGGCAGACGACCGATGCTATCAACTTTGTCCATTTGCTTAGGTGGCGGCCTTGCGGCTTTTGGAAGCAGCCTACCCTTCTTCTCAAACCACTCGGGTTTTAACAAAGCACGAAAACCGAGTTTATTGTAATACACTTTTCTCACAGATCCACCAGCGGCTTCAACTGCTTCTTTTGCACGAACAGTCACTCTCGACACCTGTCCACATTGCGGGCGGTTAAGCGTTGAACAAAAAAACACTGGATGATTTAAAAAATTGTATGTTACAGGTAGAGGTAGCATTTTCAGCCCGTTTGTATGAATACGGGTCAACTGGGTCGTTCCTGTTTTAATAACAAGTAGAATAATAAAAAAGTAAAACAGCCAACAATAATAAAACAGCCAAATGCGTACATCATCCTTTTGTTTATTAATgttatatagtttttttatataGAGCAAGGATGCGTACATTGGGCGCATGTAAGAGCCTCGTGCGCCGAGTTTGCTCTTAGTTTTTTAAAATTATGCATACATAAATTAGTTACAAAAAAGATTAGACAGGAAAGTATTGACGGGCCCGGCTGTATTGACCCGCACATAAAAACTACCTGTTCTAGCCCACTCCGATTCTGACTTTGCAATCATAGTTATCgatggcgaatagcgacaaggaACCTATAGGCAacgtagcgaatagcgacaaatagcgaccgctattttataaatagcgattatactagaaaaagaattttgaaaatttttatatgaatattacatcaaaatacccttgtatatatgatattttacatgtatatttaacaaaaacctataaatccagctattttatagctatatctaattgatattaacatcaaaaaaaaaaaaaaaactgtcgcTAAGCTCGCTATTCATCGCCATAACCAACATAGCGACACATAGTCGCATCGCCATAAAGCGTGCTATAGGGACCGCTATGGTCGCTATCGACAACTATGTTTGCACTCAAAGTCGGGATAACTTTAACTATATCAGATTATCATCGAGTAAATAAAATAGCAATGGGTTTTTAGTAATTTGCGGTCAAGAATAAATTTAACTAGTGGGTTACACCCGCGCTACGCGGCGGGCGGTATCAAGTTCAGTTGGTATCGGTCCGGTTCGTTTCGTAACCTGTACAATACCggttaaaacttaaaaaaaaattacacacaCGTTACGTGGCAGCGGTACCGTTTCGTGACCTGTACATTACCGGTTGAAACATAAATAAAAACACGTTACACCTGTGCTACGCGACGGCGGTACCGACGTTTGGTTGGTGTTTTGTTTCATTACGTGTACAATGCCAGttgaaacttaaaaaaaacacacacaaaaaaaatagaaaaagacaaaatagttACATACCGCGTTATGCGGCGACGGTAGTGTTTCGTTACCAATACCGGTTGAAACTTAAAAGaacacaaaagaaaaaaaaaaaacccagaaaaaaacaaaaaactctATTCATCCCAAcgttataaattaatatatataagtaATTACATTTCTTTCCCATGAGAACTGTAACTTTGTACAGTTATATCAATTAATGATCGTTCAACACAATACCAATTTCAAGTGTTAAAACTGCAAGAACGGCATAAACACTTGTACCTACCACCTACTGCTTTAACTGTGATACTTAAAACGGTTATATAACCACATAAGTACCTCTGTTTCTCTCTCCCACTAATCTGGACAGCAGATCGTACAAGTGATATTTAGTTCTCTACTTGGATTTTGTTCTTaaactatgcagttaatgcgtaaaatatcggatatcggtcaaggaccgatatttgaggtataggttatctcggtgggatatcggtaattttaatatcatacagaatttatatatatagaaattTAACAGTAacaattcagtgatatatcggtcaaatgTCAGTGATATATcagtcaaatatcggtgatatatcggttaaaTCGCCGATAATATCCGTACgctatttgacaccgatattttacatggggaccgataaccgatatatcacattggttttaaaaagcgagaggcgcGCAAAAGCGACGAGTTCTAAAACCGAGGCACGAAGCACAAAGTgcaaaagcggtgggcttttcgtaccTAAGGCGCAagctaattatatatattttctatatatcccataggtttttagcttTCTACCCAAAATATAACTATAAGTAAGGTATTTGTATGATTTTAGCTGCATGtacaagccaaaaaaaaaaagcCAAGGTACAACAGTTAGATGCATAAAAACGCCTCGGGTACAAGAGGCGCACGCCCCAGTCCAAAAAAGCCCAGAAAATCCCAAAAAAGCGCGCCTTTTTAGGGCTTCTTGTAATTACTCTAGGCGCTGAGCGAAAAACCCCAGGGTGTGAGCCTTGTTGAGCCTcgtgctttttaaaaccaagtatATCACCGACATTAACTGCATTGTTCTTATATGAGCACACCTCTATATTAATTATTATCACAAAATCTTTGTAataagagtaaattgctaaaatcgacCCTGACGTTTGTTCACATTTGCTAGATCCATCCAAAAAAAGTTCTTTTCACATAGGAAccactgaggtttcaaaaaagttgctaaatccatccaaaatGACTAATACCCTAAGAATACTAAGTTTAAAgaggggtaatttagtcattctcttaatttatttaatttatcttttttttaaacaGGTTAAACATCCAAAATGACTAATACCCTAAGAATAATATATTGTTTCTATTTTGGTATATTTGGCATGTATTAACTGTTTCGATGGTATATTTTTGGGTTTCATTGTACTGGCCAACGCTGCACAACTGCAGCCGTTCGTTCTGCACGACAGCTGCTGTTCGTTCTGCACAACAGCTGCTGTTCGTTCTGCACAACTGCAACTGATGTTGGTACAGCTGCAGCTGTCTTAGACGCTAAAGAATGGTTGCTAACTGTAGACAGATGGGGTGTTAAGGGGCTGCACACTGGGTTACGCTGCACAGCTGATATGGGTCAGCGCCTAGACTACAGCCCCATCGTTACGCTTCCACATTGCCTAATTACGCTGCACAGCTGATATGGGTCAGCGCCTAGTTGCGCTGCACAGCGGGGTCAATAGAGTACAAAAGAAGTATATCCAAACAGTCTGCAGTGAAGGTAAAAACCTTCCGCAAGGTAATTTCGTTCACAACGGGGTCAATCAGGGCGGACCTACCCTTTGGCCAGGGTGGgtggccgcaccccttgaaaaaaaaaattcagtgtatattttaggcaaaaaaacccgatcgcaccccttgaaaatatggttgaacacctcatccgcacccctagcaaataatttctgggtccgccactggggTCAATAGAGTACAAAAGAAGGGTAACGCGGGTAAGGGGCGCGGTAAAAAAGGCGTAAACAAGGACGTGGTGGACTTGAGAACACTCTTAACATTGGTATCTTAGCTGCTGTCCTTTGCATATTGCCGAAAACAAGTAGCAGCTGCATATAGCCATCGAAAACTATTTTGCATTTTGCATATTGCCAAAAACTAGAAGTAACTGCAACGGAACAATTTATGTAATTAATCATAACATGctttgttttgattttttgttACTTTACCACAAACATAAATTTACGTTTTTAACTTACTGTATATACAAAATAGAAACAATATATTATTCTTAGGGTATTAGTCATTTTGGATGTTTAACCTGTTTAAAAAAAAGggtaaattaaataaattaagagaatgactaaattacccctcTTTAAACTTAGTATTCTTAGGGTATTAGTCattttggatggatttagcaacttttttgaaacctcagtggttcctatgagaaaaaaaaactttttttggatggatctagcaaatgtgaacaaacgtcagggacgattttagcaatttactcttgTAATAATGACAAAAACAAATACTTTTAAACCAGAAATCATAAAAAAGAGCGATTACAATTTCCATGAACCAACCCCATAAAGTAAATACTCCAATTTCTATCATATTCAGATGAAATTTATAAGTTGACAAAAGAAAAGATATGAGAAAAGAATTACCTCAAGATGAATTGGCCATTGTATGTGTTCGGCACCACGTCCCATCAATCTCACTCCATCTCTTATTTGCTTTCCTATTGCTCCGGTATCCTATTTCAAAACACAACGATTGGCACTTAATCTAAAAATAAAAGATTAACATGATATAATAATACCTTCAAAGTTTTCATTGTGATTAGCTCCGAAGAGTCGATCTTCCCTGCATTGATCAGCCTGGCAATCTTTCCCAAACCAACTGGCTGCAAAACAAATGAGAACCTTTTGAACCATATGGTTTCTTTACACAAGAAGCCCGGCCCCTTTAAAATTACagtaaaataaaaatgaaaattgttGCAAACCGTATTGATATTATATTAGGTTCCTTTTGTTTTTCTTCATTTAAATTTGTAGTTGATTTTGATCCTTAACATTATATTCCAGCTCTTTTTATAGTTAAATTTATTCCTTTGTAGCTGAGTTATAAAAACGATGACACTTAACATACAAGCAGGTCGCAGACAGATCAACACAACTAACCTGTTTAATAAATGTGTCCGAGTTACACTTCAGTATTTTTCCACAAAAAAACTAGCCATGTCAGGTTTGGTTccatgggcgaagcttttaaggggcggccgaccccccgaacttttcgcgcagtagtggagagtatgtagttttcgtatagaaatttttgggtatatacgttttcgaccccccggttaaTAGAAAATTTTAGGTCGCCCCCTcgatcggaaatctcaagcttcgccactgtttgGTTCTATTCTATGTTGTGCTATAACTGTTAAATATAGCTGCAGTCCAAGGATCCATTGTGTAACATTCTCGTTTCATCATTTAATACTTTTGTTCAAAAGCGACCCGTTTCAACCCAAACCTATTATAGTAACAACCCACTTTGACCCGAACCAATATGACACTTTTTAAGTGGCCCGTTTCGACCCAAACACAATATGACCAGTCACCCAATAGCACACACACCCTCCAACACTCACTGGTCTTTCTAGTTTCTACCAACAAAAGCACCCATTTTGATTTCTTAATGACCTAACAAACAACTTAACTTCTAGTGAGTAACATCACCTAAACTTAACTATCAATCTCATTTCTTAAATCAACTttaaatcgaaaataaagaaTAGAAACTGACCTGAAACTCAAGGCTAAAAGGGTTCTTAAACCCCCTTTTGGGCATTCTACGCCTCATAGGAGTCTGCCCACCTTCAAACCCAAACTTATGAGTCCCTCTTGCTTTCTGCCCCTTATGACCCCGACCCGCAGTCTTCCCTTTACCCGACCCGATTCCACGACCCTTTCTTGTCTTCTGCTTTGTCGCCCCTTTGTTGTCCCTCAAATCATTCAAACTCAACAGACTGTAAGCTCGAATACCCTGAACCCCAAAGGAATCAACAGATTGATGATGAATTGGGTTGTGTAATGAGTTTATGGTGGGGTTATATGAAGTGGGTTTGGTGAAGACGGATGCATTTCTGATGGCGTTTGATATCAGAGATGGAATTCTTCTTCTCAACATTGTGAGGGTGATCAAAGATACTGATTAGCCAGCCAACTAGTGAATGTGAAACATACATGTAAACAATAACATCGATCAGATTAGGGAAAGACTACAAAGTGGGCTTGTGGTGGGTTATAGAGTTGGGCTTTTACTTAGCTCCTTTTATACAAGTAGGGTTTCGGCCACCCGCCACTAAGTCCATTAATTCATTGGCATCTTACTTACATTACGTACTTAAATACTTCATTACAAATTAATTTCGTTTTGGGTTGAATTCGATTGTGCCAACGTTATATGTACATTTTTAGAACAATAAAACAACGAGGGACAATGTTATTTGATTAACCAAAATAAAATTTGAGTAGGTCTTACATTGAAATAATTAGATACTCTATTTATTTACAAGAACACAACGACGGACCATGTTATGATTCTTAAACTATCTGTTTTATTCTAATTGtttatttataatatatttttaatgacTAATTCACACACCCCTTTTAAAAATACTTAAAAATATATACTAATATTTAGGGGTGTttatcgaatcgaatatcgaatttttgAATTATTCAAATAATTTTTTTCCCTTGAATTCGTATacaattcgaattcgattcgaattcgtattcgaaaaaaaaactcaattcgtattcgattaaaaattcgaattcgaatcgaattcgaataaattcgatttaattcagattctttaaaaacatgtaaaaaactatcaaaatgaaacataaattttaaagcagtCATAAAGCACGGTATCACATTAAAAAGTTCCAAATAAAGTACTATATGTCTAAATTTCAAAACAATAAGTCGGGAATAACCactccacattacaagttaatatttttagggtTATAAATCTATGGATAGATTTTttacttaggttttagttatgggtcatgtagtgggtttggtaatggataaatttttggaaaaaaattaaaaataatttatagtatagcttaataaaagttatatatgcattatatataaaaatatcaaaTGAAAATGTATAGTTTTtattcgaatttcaaatcgaatcgaatttgaaattataaattcgtattagatttacttgactcgaattgaatcgaattcgtaTTAGAATTCTtttaatcgaaacgaattcttgataatcgaatcgaatttaaacgaatttcgaatctttcgaattcgaaacgaattctgaacacccctactaATATCCGACATGAGGCCATAACCTTAATATTTGGAGACTAATGCATTTACTTCACACACTGATAGGATTCGGTTCAATTAAAAACTACCACGAGTTGTGACAACCATAAAAACTCCTACTTCTCGCGTAAGTTGGGCCACCATTCTTTTgcacaaacataaatgaaaatCTTATAAATACATctgtaaaataaacaaaaaaaattgtcaAGTCGATAGTTACGCCTAATGTAAACTTTGTTTACGGCGATGTACACTTTTTACATCACCAACAAAAATTCTCACAACTAGGGTTGTAAACGGAGCGAACGTTCAGCGAACCGTTTGTGAACCATTCGACaggaagtttgtttatgttcgttcgactggcttaacgaacgaacacgaacaaaaagttttgttctgttagcttagcgaacgaacacgaacacaggtctcATTTGTTCGAATGCGTTCGTAAACGTTTggtaatatgttcggttacgttcattcatgttcattcgtttatataaaaaaaaacttttatctaaacatattgaaaacttaaAACCCtgttttttctaagttagctaaaatttagACATTATAAGACATatttttgggataattatgtctaggttagttatactttgaataattatGTTTGTTAACCTTGATTTATCGTTTGGTGGTTGTGGTAAACTTCTTgggttttgatttatcatttgatggttgtattaaACTAATTAtgtccaatgtttaaggataacaatgtttttattttttattttcaagttaaatgtttatttatgttcgtttttatttgcttgcgttcgtttgtgttcgagactaTTGTTTACGAACTGTTCATAAACAACTAAATTTCCctaacgaacaaacacgaacataaacatACGCTCGGTATGCGTTCATGAATAGTTTAcaaacatgttaatttccttaacgaacgaacacaaacataaccttgttcatgttcgttccgttcgtttacagccctatcaCAACTCATTATGATTCTCATTTTACCCTTTCCCCACATTGATATTAAAACATTTATGTTTTTTCTTTAACCTTTTATCATTATTTTGTATCTTCTATTtctgtattttatttataaataatttttttatttttgtttttaaggaaaacatttcttttataaaaactagGTCTATACTTCCGTGCGCGTTGCGCAGGGGACCGCTGAGAAGAAcaaaaaaagaaaatgtagaaaaaaaattatacgataaccgaaagaaaatcaaccaaaaaaattTTATGGTAATGatattgttcgtatgaaacccgttgttagagatgagcaaatggtattgggtgctggtaccgaatttcccgaaccgaaagatcataagtaccaattcggtaccgacttttggcgttcttggtaaTGGGccgctaccggtttttaccttcatataccagtactgtaaccggtattttcggtaccagtaccgattTGGTATCGTTTGGCACCGAGCTCAttcctacccctgaaactaaaaaaaatcattaaaagttgaagaaaatcaacaaaaaaaaacgtTGTACGATACCATTGTCTGTACGATACCAGTGATTAGGGATGAacaaatggtactgggtagcagcaccgaatttcccgaactaaaa encodes:
- the LOC110921005 gene encoding 50S ribosomal protein L15; the protein is MLRRRIPSLISNAIRNASVFTKPTSYNPTINSLHNPIHHQSVDSFGVQGIRAYSLLSLNDLRDNKGATKQKTRKGRGIGSGKGKTAGRGHKGQKARGTHKFGFEGGQTPMRRRMPKRGFKNPFSLEFQPVGLGKIARLINAGKIDSSELITMKTLKDTGAIGKQIRDGVRLMGRGAEHIQWPIHLEVSRVTVRAKEAVEAAGGSVRKVYYNKLGFRALLKPEWFEKKGRLLPKAARPPPKQMDKVDSIGRLPAPTKPIPFPTATSASPA